A region of Flavobacterium album DNA encodes the following proteins:
- the alr gene encoding alanine racemase, producing the protein MADFPNFFPYKTTQEFLSHYKAGSFENETILVKGARSFRFDEIVVFLEEKTHETVLEINLNAITHNLNFYKSRLKPETKVMVMVKAFGYGSGSYEIAKALSHQKVDYLGVAFADEGIALRNAGINTPVIVMNPESSAFAAMAAYNLEPEIYSARELKAFIAVAQQKNLSNYPIHIKLDTGMHRLGFQENQLEELIELLKNNNLVSVKSIFSHLSSSDMPDYRDFTLDQIGKFESWSEQLMEALETNPIRHILNTSGIYNFPQAQFDMVRLGIGLYGVGNDETERKSLETVGTLKTVILQIKDIEPGESIGYSRRFIAPGKMRIATLPIGYADGIRRGWGNEKGYVTINNKRAVITGTISMDMMMVDVTDIDCKEGDRAVIFGASPTVVEMAEALGTIPYEILTSISQRVKRVFYKE; encoded by the coding sequence TTGGCCGACTTCCCGAATTTCTTCCCTTACAAAACCACGCAGGAATTCCTGTCGCATTATAAGGCAGGCTCTTTTGAGAACGAAACGATACTGGTAAAAGGCGCACGGAGCTTCCGGTTTGATGAGATCGTGGTGTTCCTTGAAGAGAAAACGCACGAGACCGTACTGGAAATCAACCTCAACGCCATTACGCACAACCTGAACTTTTATAAAAGCAGGCTGAAGCCTGAAACCAAAGTAATGGTGATGGTAAAAGCTTTTGGCTACGGCAGCGGCAGCTATGAGATCGCCAAAGCACTTTCCCATCAAAAAGTGGATTACCTGGGTGTGGCCTTCGCCGACGAGGGTATCGCATTGCGCAATGCGGGCATCAATACGCCTGTGATTGTGATGAACCCCGAGAGCAGCGCGTTTGCGGCTATGGCAGCTTATAACCTCGAGCCGGAGATCTATTCGGCAAGGGAATTGAAAGCTTTTATTGCCGTGGCACAGCAGAAGAACCTTTCTAACTACCCTATTCATATAAAACTCGACACCGGGATGCACCGCCTCGGGTTCCAGGAAAACCAGCTGGAAGAGCTTATCGAGCTGTTGAAAAACAACAACCTTGTCTCGGTAAAAAGCATTTTTTCACACCTGTCGTCCAGCGATATGCCGGATTACAGGGACTTTACGCTTGACCAGATCGGAAAGTTCGAAAGCTGGTCGGAGCAGCTGATGGAAGCATTAGAGACCAACCCAATACGCCATATACTGAATACCTCGGGCATCTATAATTTCCCTCAGGCACAGTTCGATATGGTACGCCTGGGCATTGGCCTTTACGGCGTAGGCAATGACGAGACCGAGCGCAAAAGCCTGGAGACCGTCGGCACCCTGAAGACCGTTATCCTCCAGATAAAAGACATTGAGCCCGGCGAGAGCATTGGCTACAGCCGACGGTTCATCGCGCCCGGAAAAATGCGTATCGCAACATTGCCGATAGGATACGCGGACGGCATTCGCAGGGGCTGGGGCAATGAAAAGGGCTATGTTACCATCAATAATAAAAGGGCGGTGATCACCGGGACTATCTCCATGGATATGATGATGGTGGATGTAACCGACATCGACTGTAAAGAGGGCGACAGGGCAGTTATTTTTGGCGCATCGCCTACCGTGGTTGAAATGGCGGAAGCATTAGGCACTATACCGTATGAGATACTGACGAGTATCTCGCAAAGGGTTAAACGGGTGTTTTATAAGGAGTAA
- a CDS encoding zinc-dependent alcohol dehydrogenase has translation MEHMMKAALKTRGGEFEISQVEMPKIPEPDWVLVKVKVSGICGTDLRHWKKEEPELECRIVGHEMAGEVVEVGTAVKTIKPGDRVVVETLVGDGTCEWCKAQQYNICPHLYQVRMETVSRTFANYVIAPAKKLYKLPEHVSFEEAALLDTFSVCMHAIQLSSIKINDKVVVIGSGCIGLGQLQLAKNSGADVLVIDVVDHSLEVAKELGADSIVNTKNEDAYAKVMEFTGYRGADIVFECAGGSSMPETLPLATKLARIGGKIVIVGGFDAGITDIGLEWQRMQMGEIQLILSASYAFWGIYPEMQMCLDLLANGKLNAKKMITHRFALDDINKAFETAQDKEGTKAVFVALNV, from the coding sequence ATGGAACACATGATGAAAGCAGCGTTGAAAACGCGTGGCGGCGAATTCGAGATCAGCCAGGTGGAAATGCCGAAAATCCCTGAACCCGATTGGGTTTTGGTAAAAGTAAAGGTATCCGGAATTTGCGGTACCGACCTGCGGCACTGGAAAAAAGAGGAACCGGAACTTGAATGCAGGATTGTGGGTCACGAAATGGCCGGTGAAGTGGTTGAAGTGGGCACCGCTGTAAAAACAATAAAGCCCGGCGACCGCGTTGTGGTAGAAACCCTTGTGGGCGACGGGACCTGCGAATGGTGCAAGGCGCAGCAATACAACATTTGCCCGCACCTGTACCAGGTAAGAATGGAAACCGTTTCACGCACATTTGCCAACTATGTGATCGCGCCGGCAAAAAAATTGTATAAGCTGCCGGAGCATGTGAGTTTTGAAGAAGCGGCACTGCTCGACACGTTTTCGGTTTGCATGCATGCGATACAGCTCAGCAGTATTAAGATAAATGACAAAGTGGTGGTTATCGGCAGCGGCTGCATTGGGCTGGGGCAGCTTCAGCTCGCAAAAAACTCCGGTGCCGATGTGCTGGTGATCGATGTGGTAGACCATTCACTTGAGGTAGCCAAAGAACTTGGCGCCGACAGCATTGTAAATACGAAAAATGAAGATGCCTATGCGAAAGTTATGGAGTTCACCGGATACAGGGGCGCAGACATCGTTTTTGAATGCGCGGGAGGATCTTCCATGCCTGAGACACTTCCTTTAGCTACCAAATTGGCAAGGATAGGCGGCAAGATCGTTATTGTCGGCGGCTTTGATGCCGGGATAACCGACATTGGCCTGGAGTGGCAGCGCATGCAGATGGGCGAAATTCAGCTTATACTAAGCGCGAGCTATGCCTTTTGGGGGATTTATCCCGAAATGCAAATGTGCCTCGACCTGCTGGCCAACGGTAAGCTGAACGCTAAAAAAATGATTACCCATCGCTTTGCGCTGGACGACATTAACAAAGCCTTTGAAACGGCGCAGGATAAAGAGGGCACAAAAGCTGTTTTTGTCGCGCTGAATGTATAG
- the mscL gene encoding large-conductance mechanosensitive channel protein MscL — MAFFKEFKEFALKGNVVDLAVGVVIGAAFSAIVKSLVEDIITPLILTPLLERAGLKNIQELTWGAGVKYGNFLSNVISFFIVAFALFLIVKLINAMRRKHEETPAAPPAPTNEEKLLMEIRDALKSNPRL; from the coding sequence ATGGCATTTTTCAAGGAATTTAAAGAGTTTGCCCTCAAAGGGAATGTGGTGGACCTTGCTGTCGGTGTAGTGATCGGTGCCGCCTTCAGCGCTATTGTAAAATCATTGGTAGAAGATATTATCACGCCTTTGATACTGACACCCCTGCTCGAACGCGCCGGCCTCAAGAACATACAGGAACTCACCTGGGGCGCCGGGGTAAAATACGGTAACTTCCTGTCGAACGTTATTTCATTCTTTATCGTGGCATTCGCGCTGTTCCTTATTGTAAAGCTTATCAATGCCATGCGAAGGAAGCACGAAGAGACACCGGCTGCGCCACCTGCGCCTACCAACGAGGAAAAGCTCCTTATGGAGATACGGGACGCGCTGAAAAGCAACCCGAGGCTTTAA
- a CDS encoding type II toxin-antitoxin system RelE/ParE family toxin, producing MKVVWRKEASDDLEVIYEYIFKDSPQNAVMVFNKIHDLAETLVIFPEKHPVEPVFDDPDIRFLVIWNYKIIYTFDKKSIAILRVFDTRRNPKKLKP from the coding sequence ATGAAAGTTGTATGGAGAAAAGAGGCTTCAGATGATTTAGAAGTCATTTACGAATATATTTTTAAAGACAGCCCGCAAAACGCCGTTATGGTTTTCAATAAAATTCATGATCTTGCAGAGACGTTAGTTATTTTTCCGGAAAAACACCCTGTAGAACCTGTATTCGACGATCCTGATATACGCTTTTTGGTAATTTGGAATTACAAGATCATCTACACTTTTGACAAAAAATCCATTGCGATATTACGTGTATTTGACACAAGGCGAAATCCTAAAAAACTAAAGCCTTGA
- a CDS encoding Mur ligase family protein: MSIPIKNIIPAIHSGFEGMHPGVAIDNVSIDSRSLQNNSGTLFFALSGQNRDGHMYIKELIDKGVLNFVVSYIPFEVRGKANFFVVNNTLKALQDFSIYYRQLFDLPVIAITGSSGKTIVKEWLNYLLGPDYNIIRSPKSYNSQVGVPLSVIGINEKHNLGIFEAGISTTGEMEKLQPIIRPEIGILTNIGPAHDEGFADRQEKIREKLKLFTGVKLLILQKNIDVEKELDAAVKTFTWSFGENSDVQIVTQHDGGNTILSVVYHDQSFDISIPFTDAPSIENAISCLMVLLHFGYSHEIIKERMAGLYPVELRLQVKNGINGCTLIDDSYSSDYQSLKIALDFLEQHKTHSKKQSYYPMFSRAALKPKSFMLRSPNCFRGTISARL; the protein is encoded by the coding sequence TTGAGCATCCCAATAAAAAACATAATTCCCGCCATACATTCCGGTTTTGAAGGAATGCACCCCGGCGTGGCCATCGACAACGTTTCTATAGACAGCCGGTCGCTTCAAAACAACTCCGGGACATTATTCTTTGCGCTTAGTGGGCAGAACCGCGACGGGCATATGTACATAAAAGAGCTGATCGATAAAGGTGTGCTTAACTTTGTGGTGAGCTACATTCCGTTTGAAGTGCGCGGCAAAGCCAATTTCTTTGTGGTGAACAACACCCTGAAGGCATTGCAGGATTTTTCCATATATTACAGGCAGCTATTCGATTTACCAGTGATCGCCATAACCGGCAGCAGCGGGAAGACCATTGTAAAGGAATGGCTTAACTACCTTTTAGGCCCTGACTACAACATCATCCGGAGCCCTAAGAGCTACAACTCGCAGGTGGGTGTGCCGTTATCCGTCATAGGTATTAATGAAAAGCACAACCTGGGGATATTCGAGGCAGGTATTTCTACTACAGGCGAAATGGAAAAGCTGCAGCCCATTATCCGTCCTGAGATCGGGATACTCACTAACATAGGCCCGGCGCACGATGAAGGATTCGCCGACAGGCAGGAAAAAATACGCGAGAAACTGAAGCTGTTTACCGGTGTAAAGCTACTCATCCTTCAAAAAAACATCGATGTCGAAAAGGAGCTTGACGCAGCTGTAAAAACATTCACATGGAGCTTTGGCGAAAATTCCGATGTCCAGATCGTAACGCAGCACGACGGTGGGAACACTATACTGTCGGTAGTATACCATGACCAAAGCTTTGATATCAGCATCCCGTTTACGGATGCGCCTTCGATAGAAAATGCCATCAGCTGCCTCATGGTGCTGTTGCATTTCGGCTACAGTCACGAGATCATAAAGGAGCGCATGGCAGGCCTCTACCCCGTTGAATTACGACTACAGGTAAAGAACGGCATCAACGGGTGTACGCTTATCGACGACAGCTACAGCAGCGATTACCAGTCGCTTAAAATAGCGCTCGACTTCCTTGAGCAGCACAAAACACACAGTAAAAAGCAATCATATTATCCGATGTTTTCCAGAGCGGCTTTGAAACCGAAGAGCTTTATGCTAAGGTCGCCAAACTGCTTTCGGGGCACAATATCAGCCAGGTTATAG
- a CDS encoding aspartate-semialdehyde dehydrogenase, protein MKVAVVGATGMVGEVMLKVLAERNFPITELIPVASEKSVGKEIEFKGNKYKVVSLDTAVSMKPQIALFSAGGDTSKEWAPKFAEAGTTVIDNSSAWRMDPTKKLVVPEINAGELTEDDKIIANPNCSTIQMVLALAPLHKKYNIERVVVSTYQSVTGTGVKAVKQLENEYAGIQGEMAYKYPIHRNAIPQIDVFEDNGYTKEEMKMTRETKKILGDDSIKVTATTVRIPTVGGHSESVNVEFSNDFDVNEVRSILHNTAGITLQDNLDTFTYPMPLYAEGKDDVFVGRIRRDESRDNTLNMWIVADNLRKGAATNAVQIAEYLVANGLV, encoded by the coding sequence ATGAAAGTTGCTGTTGTAGGCGCTACCGGAATGGTAGGCGAAGTAATGCTGAAAGTACTGGCTGAAAGGAATTTCCCGATAACCGAACTGATACCCGTGGCTTCGGAGAAGTCGGTGGGCAAAGAGATCGAATTTAAGGGAAATAAATACAAGGTGGTGAGCCTTGATACGGCGGTAAGCATGAAGCCGCAGATAGCGCTTTTCTCGGCAGGCGGTGATACATCGAAAGAATGGGCCCCGAAATTTGCCGAAGCAGGAACGACCGTGATCGATAACTCCTCTGCATGGAGGATGGACCCGACGAAAAAGCTGGTTGTGCCGGAGATCAATGCTGGTGAGCTGACCGAAGACGACAAGATCATTGCCAACCCGAACTGCTCTACGATACAGATGGTGCTGGCACTGGCGCCGCTGCATAAAAAATACAATATCGAGCGCGTGGTGGTATCTACCTACCAGTCGGTTACCGGCACTGGCGTTAAGGCAGTGAAGCAGTTGGAGAACGAATATGCCGGCATACAGGGCGAAATGGCCTACAAGTACCCGATACACCGCAACGCTATCCCGCAGATCGACGTGTTCGAGGACAATGGCTACACCAAGGAAGAAATGAAAATGACCCGCGAGACCAAGAAGATCCTGGGTGATGATTCGATAAAAGTGACGGCAACCACCGTGCGCATCCCAACCGTGGGTGGGCACAGCGAATCGGTTAACGTGGAGTTCAGCAACGACTTTGATGTGAACGAGGTGCGCAGCATCCTGCACAATACGGCGGGCATTACCTTACAGGATAACCTCGACACGTTCACCTATCCGATGCCGCTTTATGCAGAGGGTAAAGACGATGTGTTCGTGGGCCGTATCCGCCGCGACGAGAGCCGGGACAATACATTGAACATGTGGATTGTGGCTGATAACCTCCGCAAAGGCGCTGCTACGAATGCGGTGCAGATAGCGGAGTATCTTGTTGCTAACGGTTTAGTATAA